A genome region from Maridesulfovibrio salexigens DSM 2638 includes the following:
- a CDS encoding toxin-antitoxin system YwqK family antitoxin: MSRKLLLCSMTLFLMLLTACSQQEATFYELSFEQDKIVLIDTNKPFSGIYTEYYDAGQQFPKSRIVIKNGVMEGRFYHYYPDGKLRERGTHSDGKIYGYHSLYWPNGKIKQKFFVGRDKSGYNYEYFDNGKIREMRHYNAQAQLDGKSFTFHRNGNVKDEMNYKKGKREGLFITKDKAGFLVNVFEYRDDVLQEHARDPDLSDHSKYSAKTTMYYNFL, translated from the coding sequence ATGTCCAGAAAGTTGCTGCTTTGTTCAATGACCCTGTTTTTAATGCTGCTGACTGCATGCTCACAGCAGGAAGCAACTTTCTATGAACTCAGTTTTGAGCAGGACAAGATTGTGCTTATCGACACCAATAAGCCCTTCAGCGGAATCTACACAGAATATTATGACGCAGGACAGCAATTCCCCAAAAGCCGGATTGTAATTAAAAATGGAGTAATGGAAGGCAGGTTCTATCACTACTACCCGGACGGCAAACTGCGCGAAAGGGGGACCCACAGTGACGGCAAGATTTACGGTTACCATTCCCTGTACTGGCCCAACGGCAAGATCAAGCAGAAATTCTTTGTAGGCCGTGACAAGTCCGGATACAATTACGAATATTTTGATAACGGTAAGATAAGGGAGATGCGCCATTACAACGCGCAGGCCCAGCTGGACGGCAAGTCCTTCACCTTTCATCGCAACGGCAATGTTAAGGATGAAATGAATTACAAGAAGGGCAAGCGCGAAGGCTTATTCATCACCAAGGATAAGGCCGGATTCCTTGTTAATGTCTTTGAGTACCGTGACGATGTCTTGCAGGAACATGCCCGTGATCCTGACCTATCCGATCACTCCAAGTATTCGGCCAAGACTACTATGTATTATAATTTTCTGTAA
- a CDS encoding sigma-54-dependent transcriptional regulator codes for MPANILILDDEQNYLLILEALLSDEGYTITALSDPETGLAYLDESEVDLVITDMKMPKLTGQDVLEHVKKNFSHIPVIIMTAFGSIESAVEAMKIGAFDYITKPFANEELLLSVTKAAQFAKAQQENRQLREQIKDRYSPSNIIGRSKPMLQVFDMISKAAPGSSTVLVTGESGTGKELVAQAIHQASPRCDKPFVSVNCMAFNAGVLESELFGHEKGSFTGAVARKRGRFEAADQGTLFLDEIGEISHDMQVKLLRVLQEKTIERVGGVDPIKVDIRIVAATNKNLKEAVEKGEFREDLYYRLNVVSIEMPPLRERREDIPFLVDHFLATYSADNNKEFDGFAPAAMDYMTAYEWPGNVRQLQNVVERCVVLSSGTVIETEDLPAEIKDEEAQFKSAVDLLPSKLNLADTLDKIEATLVRRALVASNFVKVDAADMLGISKSLLQYKLKKYKISGK; via the coding sequence ATGCCTGCAAATATTCTCATACTGGACGACGAACAGAACTATCTGCTCATTCTGGAAGCTCTGCTTTCAGATGAGGGGTATACCATTACCGCCCTTTCCGACCCGGAAACAGGTCTGGCCTATCTTGATGAATCGGAAGTTGATCTGGTCATTACCGATATGAAAATGCCTAAGTTGACCGGGCAGGATGTGCTGGAACATGTGAAAAAGAATTTTTCGCACATTCCGGTAATTATCATGACCGCTTTCGGGTCCATTGAATCAGCTGTTGAGGCTATGAAAATAGGAGCTTTTGACTACATTACCAAGCCTTTTGCCAACGAGGAACTGCTTCTTTCCGTGACCAAGGCGGCTCAGTTCGCCAAGGCGCAGCAGGAAAACAGACAGCTCCGCGAACAGATTAAAGACCGCTATTCACCCAGCAATATTATTGGTCGTTCCAAGCCCATGTTGCAGGTCTTTGATATGATCAGCAAGGCCGCTCCGGGAAGCTCCACCGTTCTGGTTACCGGTGAATCTGGAACCGGTAAGGAACTGGTAGCGCAGGCTATTCATCAGGCTTCACCGCGTTGTGACAAGCCTTTTGTTTCTGTGAACTGCATGGCCTTTAACGCCGGAGTTCTGGAAAGTGAACTTTTCGGGCATGAAAAAGGTTCTTTTACCGGAGCTGTTGCCCGCAAGCGGGGTCGTTTTGAGGCTGCTGACCAAGGCACACTCTTTCTTGATGAAATTGGCGAAATTTCCCACGATATGCAGGTTAAGCTGCTGCGTGTGTTGCAGGAAAAGACCATTGAGCGTGTGGGTGGAGTTGATCCTATTAAGGTGGACATCCGTATTGTTGCCGCGACTAACAAGAATCTCAAGGAAGCAGTGGAAAAGGGCGAATTTCGAGAGGATCTCTATTACCGCCTCAATGTAGTCAGCATTGAAATGCCGCCTCTGCGCGAGCGTCGTGAGGACATCCCTTTTCTGGTCGACCATTTTCTTGCCACCTATTCCGCAGACAACAATAAGGAATTTGACGGTTTTGCCCCGGCAGCCATGGATTACATGACCGCCTACGAATGGCCCGGAAACGTGCGTCAGTTGCAGAACGTTGTGGAACGTTGTGTTGTTCTTTCATCCGGCACAGTCATTGAGACCGAAGACCTGCCCGCTGAAATCAAGGATGAGGAAGCACAGTTTAAAAGCGCAGTTGACTTGTTGCCCTCAAAGCTCAATCTTGCCGATACCTTGGATAAAATCGAAGCTACATTGGTACGCAGGGCGTTGGTCGCAAGCAACTTCGTCAAGGTTGATGCCGCTGATATGCTCGGAATCTCCAAGAGTCTTTTGCAGTATAAGCTGAAGAAGTATAAAATTAGCGGGAAATAA
- a CDS encoding sensor histidine kinase has protein sequence MDSQHQDLQVKSFQLVKLLSWTLLIVIIASSLGLSVFLAKHADETLLEKQKQFALLQAENLNHQIYRRFILPTIIGYGRIGLKNKEQMERLDQVVRSTVHSFKVNEVRIYDPEFMVSYSTDTEIIGKDDLGGEFIKEVIETGNPRYEFISKKSTLALLFDFHMRPGTMQLKIVYPLRSEKSLNIDENVIMGVMEITQDITEDYQSVINFERLILFTSSFSALILFATIMAIIRRADIINEQRMRERRDFEKELNQSEKLASIGRMVSGVAHEIRNPLGIIRSSSELLLKRMKESDPVNVKILGAIHEETKRLSRTVSDFLDYARPRKIAMTALDPADLLDKIYMFLESKCRQSNIELKREYLPGHQVCGDEDLLYRAFYNLVGNAMQAVEKDGYIAVSINEAEGGISVVVSDSGTGFTPEIIEKVKDPFFTTKDNGTGLGLAIVTNIVESHNGKLRIGNNPEGGARLEIFLPQKKDC, from the coding sequence TTGGATTCACAACATCAAGATTTGCAAGTTAAATCATTCCAGCTTGTTAAGCTTCTTTCTTGGACTTTGCTGATTGTTATTATTGCCAGCAGTCTCGGACTTTCTGTTTTCCTGGCTAAACATGCGGACGAAACTCTTCTGGAAAAGCAGAAGCAGTTCGCTTTGTTGCAGGCTGAAAACTTGAATCACCAGATTTACCGCCGTTTTATTCTTCCTACTATTATCGGTTATGGGCGTATCGGGCTGAAAAATAAGGAACAGATGGAGCGCCTTGATCAGGTAGTGCGTTCTACTGTGCACAGTTTTAAAGTTAATGAAGTGCGCATCTATGATCCGGAATTTATGGTTTCATATTCGACTGATACTGAAATAATCGGCAAGGATGATCTTGGCGGTGAATTTATCAAAGAGGTCATTGAAACCGGTAATCCGCGGTATGAATTTATCAGTAAGAAATCCACACTGGCTCTTCTTTTTGATTTTCATATGCGGCCCGGAACAATGCAGCTTAAGATTGTTTATCCGCTCCGTTCTGAAAAGAGCTTGAATATTGATGAGAATGTAATCATGGGCGTGATGGAGATTACTCAGGATATTACCGAGGATTATCAATCGGTTATTAATTTTGAGCGTTTGATCCTGTTCACTTCCAGTTTTTCGGCTTTGATCCTTTTTGCCACTATCATGGCTATTATCCGCCGTGCTGACATCATCAATGAACAGCGCATGCGCGAACGGCGTGATTTTGAGAAAGAACTTAACCAGAGTGAAAAACTGGCCAGTATCGGGCGTATGGTTTCCGGGGTGGCTCATGAGATTCGCAATCCGCTCGGAATTATCCGCTCAAGTTCAGAGCTCTTGCTCAAAAGGATGAAGGAAAGCGATCCGGTCAATGTTAAGATTCTGGGTGCAATCCATGAGGAAACCAAACGGTTGAGCCGCACGGTGAGCGATTTTCTTGATTACGCAAGGCCGCGCAAGATTGCCATGACCGCACTTGATCCGGCGGATTTGCTGGATAAGATCTATATGTTTCTGGAATCCAAATGCCGCCAAAGCAACATTGAGCTGAAAAGGGAATATCTTCCGGGGCATCAGGTTTGTGGTGACGAAGACCTGCTTTACCGCGCTTTTTATAATCTTGTCGGCAATGCTATGCAGGCTGTGGAAAAGGATGGGTATATTGCTGTTTCCATTAATGAAGCAGAGGGTGGCATAAGCGTTGTTGTAAGTGATTCCGGTACCGGATTCACACCTGAGATAATCGAGAAAGTTAAAGACCCGTTTTTTACAACTAAAGATAATGGAACAGGCTTAGGGCTTGCAATTGTGACCAATATTGTGGAAAGCCATAACGGAAAGCTGCGCATCGGGAATAATCCTGAGGGCGGGGCGCGTTTGGAAATATTTTTACCTCAAAAGAAAGACTGCTAG